Proteins from a single region of Synergistales bacterium:
- a CDS encoding ABC transporter substrate-binding protein — translation MRNAVRLLSVAVVIGALLAAPVSAATDKPVTFVDFSWDSCQLHNRIMGYILEKGMDREAEYVFAESMPGLTGLERGDIDVVMEVWVDNVLEWWEQANEKATIVDLGANFPDAPQGWYVPTYLVEGDPERGIEPSAPDLKSVKDLPKYKELFVTPENPDKGRLYNGPAGWVCTSINVQKLETYGLADDFEAFSPGSQTALATAIAGAYKKGEPVLAYYWEPSWLIGLYDMTLLEEPPYREELWNDEGGFGCSYPAVRVRIAANADFADLNENIMAILRNYDTTLAQNNLVLSYMEKEDADLEEAAVWFLKTYPDVWKDWIPERMSDVAGNLEAALVEEEVK, via the coding sequence ATGAGAAATGCAGTAAGGCTTCTTTCTGTCGCAGTGGTGATTGGTGCGCTGCTTGCGGCCCCCGTTTCAGCGGCCACCGACAAGCCGGTTACCTTTGTGGATTTCAGCTGGGACAGCTGCCAGCTCCACAACCGGATCATGGGCTACATCCTCGAGAAGGGGATGGACCGCGAGGCGGAGTACGTCTTCGCCGAGAGCATGCCCGGCCTCACCGGCCTGGAACGGGGCGACATCGACGTCGTCATGGAGGTCTGGGTGGACAACGTCCTGGAGTGGTGGGAGCAGGCCAACGAGAAGGCCACCATTGTGGACCTGGGTGCCAACTTCCCCGACGCGCCCCAGGGCTGGTACGTGCCCACCTATCTCGTCGAGGGCGACCCCGAGCGGGGCATCGAGCCCTCCGCGCCGGATCTGAAATCGGTAAAGGACCTCCCCAAATACAAGGAGCTCTTCGTGACGCCCGAGAACCCCGACAAGGGGCGTCTCTACAACGGTCCCGCCGGCTGGGTCTGCACCTCCATCAACGTGCAGAAGCTGGAGACCTACGGTCTGGCCGACGACTTCGAGGCCTTTTCGCCCGGATCCCAGACGGCCCTCGCCACGGCCATCGCCGGCGCCTACAAGAAGGGCGAACCTGTCCTGGCCTACTACTGGGAGCCCTCCTGGCTCATCGGTCTCTACGACATGACCCTCCTCGAGGAGCCCCCCTACCGGGAGGAGCTCTGGAACGACGAGGGCGGCTTCGGCTGCAGCTATCCCGCCGTCCGTGTGCGCATCGCCGCCAATGCCGACTTCGCCGATCTGAACGAGAATATCATGGCCATCCTGCGAAACTACGACACCACCCTCGCCCAGAACAACCTGGTGCTCTCCTACATGGAAAAGGAGGACGCCGATCTGGAGGAGGCGGCGGTCTGGTTCCTCAAGACCTATCCCGACGTCTGGAAGGACTGGATCCCCGAGCGGATGAGCGATGTGGCGGGCAACCTCGAGGCGGCGCTCGTCGAGGAGGAAGTGAAGTAG
- a CDS encoding betaine/proline/choline family ABC transporter ATP-binding protein (Members of the family are the ATP-binding subunit of ABC transporters for substrates such as betaine, L-proline or other amino acids, choline, carnitine, etc. The substrate specificity is best determined from the substrate-binding subunit, rather than this subunit, as it interacts with the permease subunit and not with substrate directly.), whose translation MAEVKSMGEAVRISNLWKVYTREKSLKIAPEELENETRRKELEEKGSAVFAVQDVSFGVRPGEVFIVMGLSGSGKSTLIRCLLRLVEPTSGGITINGTDVTAMNTRELKHFRQTQTAMVFQHYGLLPHRSVLDNVAFGLKLRGIGRDQRNEKAKQAIAQVGLKGWESYYPASLSGGMRQRVGIARALVAESPVLLMDEPFSGLDPLIRREMQDELLRLQEEVHKTIFFVTHDLSEALRLGDRMAVMRRGRVVQVGAPDDIIADPADEYVAKFVQDEREQFTRAERHIVNKPDKQVAGGEW comes from the coding sequence ATGGCGGAAGTGAAGTCCATGGGTGAAGCGGTTCGGATCTCGAACCTCTGGAAGGTCTACACCCGGGAGAAGTCACTGAAGATCGCTCCGGAGGAGCTGGAAAACGAGACGAGGCGGAAGGAGCTGGAGGAGAAGGGGAGCGCGGTCTTTGCCGTGCAGGATGTGAGCTTCGGCGTTCGTCCCGGGGAGGTCTTCATCGTCATGGGGCTCTCGGGAAGCGGCAAGTCCACCCTGATCCGCTGTCTGCTCCGGCTGGTGGAGCCCACCTCGGGGGGCATCACCATCAACGGTACCGATGTGACCGCCATGAACACCAGGGAGCTCAAGCACTTCCGGCAGACCCAGACGGCCATGGTCTTCCAGCACTACGGTCTGCTGCCGCACCGGTCGGTGCTGGACAACGTGGCCTTCGGCCTCAAGCTCCGCGGGATCGGGCGCGACCAGCGCAACGAGAAGGCCAAACAGGCCATCGCCCAGGTGGGCCTCAAGGGCTGGGAGAGCTACTATCCCGCCTCGCTGAGCGGCGGCATGCGCCAGCGGGTGGGCATCGCCCGGGCGCTGGTGGCCGAGTCGCCGGTGCTCTTGATGGACGAACCCTTCAGCGGTCTGGATCCGCTGATCCGCCGGGAGATGCAGGATGAGCTGCTCCGGCTTCAGGAAGAGGTGCACAAGACCATCTTCTTCGTCACCCACGATCTCAGCGAGGCCCTCAGACTGGGCGACCGGATGGCCGTGATGCGCAGAGGCCGGGTGGTGCAGGTCGGCGCTCCGGACGACATCATCGCCGATCCCGCCGACGAGTACGTGGCCAAGTTTGTGCAGGACGAGCGCGAGCAGTTCACCCGCGCCGAGCGGCACATTGTCAACAAACCCGACAAACAGGTCGCCGGGGGGGAGTGGTAG
- a CDS encoding homoserine dehydrogenase, which translates to MHALIIGFGNVGKTMARILTDERERFPGLAGLDLTPAAIVTKNHGAVANPDGIALAEAYHSYLDADGFTEHPDAARMTALEAAQTLEYDVLVELSTLSIDGRGEPALSHIRTALQRGKHAVSANKGPVAFAWSELDRIAREQRRRFLFETVVMDGAPIFNLARGCLKGCTVTEVDGIFNSTTNVILTSMEKGISFDEAVRQAQQVGIAEADPSNDIDGWDAAAKTAALANVLMDAGITPFDVEREGIAGITLEDVSAARRAGHHLKLICRARRDGEHVRAGVGVERIPQDHHFAAITGSGNILRYHTDLMAPIHVIQETPDLYDTAYGVLDDLLTLKAEEHL; encoded by the coding sequence ATGCACGCGCTGATCATCGGTTTCGGTAATGTGGGGAAGACCATGGCACGGATCCTCACCGACGAGCGGGAGCGTTTCCCCGGACTGGCGGGGCTCGACCTCACCCCGGCGGCGATCGTCACCAAGAACCACGGCGCCGTTGCCAACCCCGACGGGATCGCCCTGGCGGAGGCCTACCACAGCTACCTGGACGCAGACGGCTTCACGGAACACCCCGACGCCGCCAGGATGACCGCCCTGGAGGCGGCGCAGACCCTGGAGTACGACGTGCTGGTGGAGCTCTCCACCCTCTCCATCGACGGGCGGGGCGAACCGGCGCTCTCCCACATCCGCACGGCCCTCCAGCGGGGCAAGCACGCCGTGTCGGCCAACAAGGGACCGGTGGCCTTCGCCTGGAGCGAGCTCGACCGCATCGCCAGGGAGCAACGCAGGCGTTTCCTCTTCGAGACGGTGGTGATGGACGGCGCACCGATTTTCAACCTGGCCAGAGGCTGCCTGAAGGGCTGCACCGTCACCGAGGTGGACGGGATCTTCAACTCCACCACCAACGTGATCCTCACCAGTATGGAGAAGGGCATCTCCTTCGACGAGGCGGTCCGGCAGGCCCAGCAGGTGGGGATAGCCGAGGCGGATCCCTCCAACGACATCGACGGCTGGGACGCGGCCGCCAAGACGGCGGCGCTGGCCAATGTGCTGATGGACGCCGGGATCACGCCCTTCGATGTGGAACGCGAGGGGATCGCCGGCATCACCCTGGAGGATGTCTCCGCAGCGCGCCGGGCCGGCCACCATCTCAAGCTGATCTGCCGCGCCCGCCGCGACGGGGAGCACGTGCGGGCCGGCGTGGGCGTGGAACGCATCCCTCAGGACCACCACTTCGCCGCCATCACCGGCAGCGGCAACATCCTGCGCTACCACACCGACCTGATGGCACCCATACACGTGATCCAGGAGACCCCGGACCTCTACGACACCGCCTACGGCGTCCTGGACGATCTGCTGACGCTCAAAGCAGAAGAACACCTCTAA
- a CDS encoding ABC transporter permease subunit produces the protein MFPEAWEFHVADSVNDFVEWLLQSFAPFFDSVSAGILSLLLKINGFLDALPWWLVIAVIFLIAYVTTRKAVFAVVMGLLPVVIGVFGLWPMAMDTLSVVITAVVLALAFGLPIGILMAQFNLASLLIKPILDGMQTMPSFVYLIPAMMLFGLGKVPAVLATFIYAVPPVIRLTELGLRHVPTSVEEAAMAYGAGRWQMLKEVQIPLAMPSILAGVNQTTMMALAMVVVASMIGARGLGQEVLLSINRIDVGRGFEAGLSVVVMAIVIDRLTQGVARRWEPPTA, from the coding sequence ATGTTTCCCGAAGCCTGGGAATTCCATGTGGCCGATTCGGTCAACGACTTTGTGGAGTGGTTGCTGCAGTCCTTCGCGCCCTTCTTCGACAGCGTCTCGGCGGGGATCCTGAGCCTGCTGCTGAAGATCAACGGTTTCCTCGACGCCCTGCCCTGGTGGCTGGTGATCGCGGTGATCTTTCTGATCGCCTACGTCACCACCAGAAAGGCGGTCTTCGCTGTGGTGATGGGGCTGCTGCCGGTGGTGATCGGGGTCTTCGGTCTCTGGCCCATGGCCATGGACACCCTCTCGGTGGTCATCACCGCCGTGGTGCTGGCGCTGGCCTTCGGCCTCCCCATCGGGATCCTGATGGCGCAGTTCAACCTGGCGTCGCTGCTGATCAAGCCGATCCTCGACGGGATGCAGACCATGCCCAGCTTCGTCTACCTGATCCCGGCGATGATGCTCTTTGGTCTGGGGAAGGTGCCCGCCGTGCTGGCCACCTTCATCTACGCCGTGCCGCCGGTGATCCGTCTCACCGAGCTGGGGCTGCGGCATGTGCCCACCTCCGTGGAGGAGGCGGCCATGGCCTACGGGGCCGGCCGCTGGCAGATGCTCAAGGAGGTCCAGATTCCGCTGGCCATGCCCTCCATCCTGGCCGGCGTGAACCAGACCACCATGATGGCCCTGGCCATGGTGGTGGTGGCCTCCATGATCGGCGCCCGCGGACTGGGGCAGGAGGTGCTGCTCTCCATCAACCGTATCGACGTGGGCCGCGGCTTCGAGGCCGGCCTGAGCGTGGTGGTCATGGCCATCGTCATCGACCGCCTCACCCAGGGCGTGGCCAGGCGCTGGGAGCCGCCCACCGCCTAA
- a CDS encoding TIGR04282 family arsenosugar biosynthesis glycosyltransferase codes for MDRVILFTRYPRTGTTKKRLVPRLGPKGAAEFQRRMAEHVYRRLFPLMDEGYALEVRSSGGSDGLLQSWLGDGPCYRQQGEDTLARRMAEAFRQAFEEGAHRVVLVMSDAPGLSAAYVRRAFHALDDADVVLGPARDGGHVLIGCTRYEPQLFDDSPEDETGILPHRLHRARSTGLAVSMLPPLADVDHPEDLPVWEQNADESDALPLSLVSVIIPTYQSATYLGEVLMRASAPGVERIVVDGGSTDATGEIARGCGAALLQKCGNRAQRMNYAAKQAAGKILLFLYPDILLPRGFAETVRRALLGSRRWGAFELDIVEESFVNSLVEKGANFRSRRFKLPFGDQALFFTRSLFTQMGGFPTHSLMEDVELVHRLAKAMPPVVVRPPVRSPAREDGTRSIFKTVLANQMLLGAHAIGVSPGRLVRKHHNR; via the coding sequence CCCAAAGGGGCCGCAGAGTTCCAGCGCCGTATGGCCGAGCATGTCTATCGGCGGCTCTTCCCGCTGATGGATGAAGGCTACGCACTGGAGGTCCGCAGCAGCGGCGGCAGTGACGGTCTGCTTCAGAGCTGGCTCGGCGACGGCCCCTGCTACCGGCAGCAGGGGGAAGACACCCTGGCCCGGCGGATGGCCGAGGCGTTCCGGCAGGCCTTCGAGGAAGGCGCCCACCGGGTGGTGCTGGTGATGTCCGACGCTCCGGGGCTCTCCGCCGCCTATGTCCGCCGTGCCTTCCACGCCCTCGATGACGCAGACGTCGTCCTCGGCCCGGCCCGGGACGGCGGCCACGTGCTGATAGGCTGCACCCGCTACGAACCGCAACTCTTCGACGATTCGCCGGAAGACGAAACCGGCATCCTCCCGCACCGGCTCCACAGGGCCCGTTCCACAGGGCTCGCCGTTTCCATGCTCCCCCCGCTGGCCGATGTGGACCATCCGGAGGATCTCCCCGTGTGGGAGCAGAACGCCGACGAGAGCGATGCCCTGCCGCTCTCGCTGGTCAGCGTGATCATCCCCACCTATCAGAGCGCAACCTACCTCGGGGAGGTGCTGATGCGCGCCTCGGCCCCAGGTGTGGAGCGGATTGTTGTGGACGGCGGCAGCACCGACGCTACCGGGGAGATTGCCCGGGGGTGCGGCGCCGCCCTGCTGCAGAAGTGCGGCAACCGCGCCCAGCGGATGAACTATGCGGCCAAACAGGCCGCCGGAAAGATCCTGCTCTTTCTCTACCCCGACATCCTTCTCCCCAGGGGATTCGCCGAGACCGTACGCCGCGCCCTGCTGGGTTCCAGGCGCTGGGGTGCCTTCGAGCTGGATATCGTGGAGGAGAGCTTTGTCAACAGCCTGGTGGAGAAGGGTGCCAACTTCCGCAGCCGGCGCTTCAAACTGCCCTTCGGCGACCAGGCCCTCTTTTTTACCCGCTCGCTCTTTACCCAGATGGGAGGATTCCCCACCCATTCCCTGATGGAGGATGTGGAGCTGGTCCACCGTCTGGCCAAGGCCATGCCCCCGGTGGTCGTCCGGCCGCCGGTGCGCTCCCCTGCCCGGGAGGACGGAACCCGGAGTATCTTCAAGACCGTTCTGGCCAACCAGATGCTGCTGGGCGCCCACGCCATCGGTGTCTCGCCCGGGAGACTGGTCCGAAAGCACCACAACAGATAG